The following proteins are co-located in the Pyrobaculum calidifontis JCM 11548 genome:
- the tgtA gene encoding tRNA guanosine(15) transglycosylase TgtA produces MGVFEIVAKDLGGRIGRLYTKSGVVETPALFPVVDPRKQEVPSEVLKRYFGQVITNSYFIYRLAKGGDVNVKRLLKWDGVVMTDSGAYQILRYGTVDVDPDEILLYQHKIGSDIGVILDLPFDYEEPYHSALLKVEETLRRARRATRLLKDLDMLVVAPIQGATYLDLLRRSARELSQMGFPIYAVGSPTTLLEEYRFDTILEIVLEAKMAMVRDAPLHLFGAGHPLILPFAVALGVDLFDSASYILYARDGRIMLRDRTLRLDDAKSEYLPCSTKLCQTPVKELREMPREERTLLIAEHNLAVLREELMEIRQRIHEGTLWEYLEAKARAHPSLYRFLKKLSKFRRYIEALDPETHPKPHGLFFYHDTSPSRPEPLRHFTRLENVDPPSKKALVVKASTKPYNRSWEYRYLKELVGERVHIIFYDPVFGAVPEELAEVYPLSQNEAEGESEEARARLYEWLNRYDEIYTYGVDIPLVGKAVRRLSSIEDARYIA; encoded by the coding sequence ATGGGGGTCTTTGAAATAGTCGCGAAAGACTTGGGGGGAAGGATCGGCAGGCTTTATACGAAAAGCGGCGTGGTAGAAACCCCGGCGTTGTTCCCAGTGGTTGACCCGAGGAAGCAAGAGGTGCCGAGCGAGGTATTAAAGAGATACTTCGGGCAAGTAATCACCAACTCATACTTCATATATAGGCTTGCCAAAGGCGGCGATGTAAATGTAAAGAGGTTGTTAAAGTGGGATGGGGTCGTCATGACAGACTCCGGGGCGTACCAAATTCTGCGCTATGGCACAGTCGACGTAGACCCAGACGAGATTCTGCTGTATCAACACAAGATCGGGAGCGACATAGGCGTAATCTTGGACCTGCCCTTTGACTATGAAGAGCCCTACCACAGCGCGTTGTTGAAAGTGGAAGAAACGCTAAGAAGGGCGAGGAGGGCCACGCGCCTCTTAAAAGACTTAGACATGCTAGTGGTGGCCCCCATACAGGGAGCCACCTATCTCGACCTACTGAGGAGATCTGCAAGAGAGCTCTCCCAAATGGGCTTTCCCATTTATGCGGTCGGTAGCCCCACTACCCTCCTCGAGGAGTACAGGTTTGATACAATACTTGAGATAGTCCTAGAGGCCAAGATGGCCATGGTTAGAGACGCTCCTTTGCACCTCTTCGGCGCGGGGCACCCACTAATACTGCCCTTTGCCGTCGCGCTGGGAGTAGACCTCTTTGACAGCGCGTCGTATATACTATACGCGAGAGACGGGAGAATAATGCTGAGAGACAGGACGTTGCGCCTCGATGACGCAAAGTCGGAGTACCTCCCCTGTAGCACCAAGCTCTGCCAGACGCCGGTAAAAGAGCTCAGAGAAATGCCGCGCGAAGAACGCACCCTATTAATCGCAGAGCACAACCTTGCGGTGCTCAGAGAGGAGCTGATGGAGATAAGGCAGAGGATCCACGAGGGGACACTCTGGGAGTACCTAGAGGCGAAAGCCCGGGCACACCCCTCCCTATACAGATTCCTCAAAAAATTAAGCAAATTCCGCCGCTACATCGAGGCGCTGGACCCAGAGACGCACCCAAAGCCCCACGGCCTCTTCTTCTACCACGACACCTCACCCTCAAGACCAGAGCCGCTTCGACACTTCACAAGACTGGAAAACGTAGATCCGCCGTCGAAAAAGGCCCTCGTGGTTAAAGCGAGCACAAAGCCGTACAATCGGAGCTGGGAATACCGATATCTGAAAGAGCTAGTAGGCGAGCGTGTTCACATAATTTTCTACGACCCCGTCTTCGGCGCCGTGCCTGAGGAGTTGGCAGAGGTGTACCCCCTGTCCCAAAACGAGGCCGAGGGCGAGAGCGAAGAGGCGAGGGCGCGCCTCTACGAGTGGCTAAACCGATACGACGAAATATATACCTACGGCGTAGATATTCCCTTAGTGGGGAAAGCCGTGAGGCGCCTCTCTTCAATAGAGGATGCTAGATATATA